TCGTGGCCGTTTTTACGTCCTGCGAGGCCAAATCCACATCTCTTTGATTGGACTGAATGGACAGATTTTGCTCCAAGGCTTCATTAATGACCGTTAAAAGGTCATATTCTTTTTCGGACAGGACATTCCTGAACTCACCAACAAAATCCGTTTCCCCAATCAAACTGTACTTCATGGGAAATCCTATGGTATCAGAGGTATTATAGTTTATCGTCAACCTTGGGTTGTAATCTATGAAAACAGGCAATTCAGCCATTGGGGTGCCCGTGACATAGGCTTCAATATTTAAGGCAATACGCCTAAAGAACTGGTCCAAATTCTCTTCGGACTGTAAAGTGGCCAAAAAGCCCAATTTCACATCTGCCGGACCGTTGACGGTAAAGGACGGCAATTTGCGTTCAAGAAGTTCCTGGACCAAGACTTTCTTTTCTTCCGTGGTCATAAAAAAACCACCGGCCATGTAAAAGGCATCGATCCCATCCAGGTTGGCAATGATATCATCAACGGACTCAAAGGGTATCAAGCGATAATCGGCTTCCAGCCGGGCCAGTTCGGCATCAAAGATTTCCTTAAGGGGCAAGATTTCAGCAATTTGGGTATCCATGGCAATACCCAGGTTTTTAAAATCACTGAGCTCTTTAAATCGGTTCAAATCATCTTGATAGGATTCCGATTCTATCAAATAGGTGAAATTTTCAATTCCGGAATTGGCCTTGGAAAGATCCAATTGTTGCACATCCCTATTTACCGCCCCAAACAATATGGTAGGTTTTTGATGGACGGCCAGCGGACTAATTATTTCGTTATTGAGTACCCCAAAGGCCAAAATGATATCGATATCACTGGCCAAAAGTTGCTCGTAATTGTTTCTGGCCCGTTCCAAATCAAAATTGTTGATCAGAATGGCCTCCTCAGGAAAAACAATGATGGCATCTTCACCGACCACCGCCTTTACCTCATTTTTTAATTTATTGATTAAAGGCGCTACTTCCGGATTTGTCCTATCTACCAGGATCCCCACTTTATAGGTGCGTTTATCCTGGGCAATGGCTTGGCATAGACTTGCCATGAAGCATAAAAGGACAGCAAAAATTTTGATAGACTTCATATAATGGTTTCTATTTCAATACAATGAATTCATTAGACGATCTTCCTTACTCCCAAACCCTTTTTTGGCGAAACAACATCTCTGCCAATACCATGGATTTTCTCAATGGAAAAGAACACTACCTTCTGGTTTTGTTGGACGTCCATGCATTCTCGATAGGTTTTAATTTCAATTTTGTTATTAGTTTTTCTACGGTAAGTCCTTGTACCAAAATGGAAAAAATTACGATGATATAGGTCATTACCAAAAATAAATCACGTCCCATGGATTGTGTTAAACCCAAAGCCAATGCAATGGAAATAGCCCCCCTTAACCCGCCCCAGGTCATGATCAAGGTAGTATTGGGCACAAAATCCAATCGTTTTTGAAATAGTTTCACCGGCACCATCAAGGAAAGATAACGACAGAGCAGTGCAATGGGGATGGCCAATAGTCCAGCATAAATGTAAACGGTATTAAATTCCAACACCAACATTTCCATACCAATGAGAACAAACAAAATGGTATTCAATAAAATATCCACGAGTTCCCAAAACTTGTCCACGTAGTCTTCCGTAAGTTTTGACATGGCACGTTCCCGGGTTTTGTTCCCGCCCAGCATTAATCCGGCCACGACCATGGCCAATGGAGCCGAAACATGGAGGTGTGTTGCGATCATGGTACCTGTCATCACCGTTGCCAAGGTGATGATGACCTCTATATTATAGTCATCAATTTTTTTGAGAAAGTAGTAGGTGAGCCATCCAAGCAATAGGCCCAATAACAATCCTCCAAACACTTCCACACCAAACAGCTCCAAAATACCGGCAAGTGAAAAACCGGATTCGCTACCGTTTGCCATTCCAAAAATGGTAAGAAAAATGACCACTCCAACACCATCATTAAAAAGCGATTCCCCTACAATTTTGATTTCCAACTTCTTCGGCGCTCCGGCCTTTTTTAAAATGCCCAGTACCGCAATGGGATCGGTCGGCGAAATCAGGGCCCCAAAAAGGAGGCAATGGATGTACGCAACCTCAAGTCCCAGTACCATCAACAAGTAAAAAACGGCTGTTCCCACTAAAAATGTGGAAACCAATACCCCAAAAGTGGCAAAGACCAAAACTGGCCAACGTTGTTCCCTTAGTTTTTGCAAATCGGTATGCAAAGCCCCGGCAAACAACAAAAAACTCAGCATAATATCCAGTAGAACAACCTTAAAATCGATTTGGGAAATAATAAAGCGTTCGGCTTCCAGCAAGGTGGCATCAAAATAGCTCAGTGCAAAAACCGCAAGGGTAAACAAAATGGTTATCAAAGTCAGCCCAATGGTATTGGGCAACTTAAAAAAGCGCAGGTTGATATATCCAAATACCGCAGATAGAAAGACGAGGATACTAGTTATGACAAAATAATCCATCGAGATGTAAAACCAAATAATTAAACGGGGGACCTTAAATTTTTTGAAAAGTACGGATTATTTTAAGAGAATTTTTAGAAAAAATTTGCCGTGGCAATTCTGTTTAACGAATACCGACCAAAAGATGACATTTTAACCCATAAACCTATTCATAAATTAAACAAAACGAGGTTTGCCTTTGGATTTATGGGTACCCAATGGTTTTCCAGTAGAAAGTAGGATTACGGACAGTGCCATAAACAAAGACACCAGCGAAATTGTTAAGGTCTTTGTTGGCTACCTCGGCTAAATTTCCTGCCCAACTTTTATGGCATAAAAAAACCCATTGCGAGAGCAATGGGTTTGTCCAACTCCGTTGGCCTACTAGGACTCGAACCTAGAATGACTGGACCAAAACCAGTAGTGTTGCCAATTACACCATAGGCCAAAATACCATCAAAAGCATTTCACTTTTGAGCGTGCAAATTTAAGACAAACTTTTAGCTCACCAAATTATTTTAACCACATTCCAAAACCTTTGTGTTAAACCTTTTACTAAAGTGGTGAATTGTCTATGGTAATTTTGGTAAATTCGCCCCGATTGGACAACCAAGTACCGCATGTTTGCAAAAAATTATCAAAAATGGAACACCATCTTGGGATGGGTTTCCTTTACCATTGCCATAATTACTTATTTTCTTACCGTTGAACCTACAGGGAGTTTTTGGGATGCGGGCGAATACATAACCACCTCCGCTAAATTACAGGTAGGCCACCCACCAGGGGCACCCTTACTTCAAATGATAGGGGCGGTTTTTGCCCTGTTCGCCTTTGGCGAGGCTTCCAAAGTTGCCCTAATGGTCAATATAGTATCTGTGGTCTCCAGTGCGTTTGCCGTACTTTTTACCTTTTGGATCATCACCAATCTCACCAGAAAGCTGATTGCCAAAAAATCAAAGGTTTCCAATAGTAAGGCCATGGCCATTTTTGGAAGTGGTTTGGTTGGCGCCCTGGCATTTACCTATTCCGACAGTTTTTGGTTCAATGCCGTGGAAACCGAGGTGTACGCTATGGCTAGTTTTATTATGGCCCTGCTGTTATGGCTTGGATTAAAATGGGTGGACAACCTGGAAAACGAACGGGGGAACAAATGGTTGTTGCTCATTTGTTTTGTGGTAGGCCTGGTCTTCGGTATCCAATTTATGGGCTTTTTGGCCATCCCCTCAATAGGATTGCTCTATTATTTCAAAAAGTATAAAAAGACCACCGTCAAAAACTTTTTGGTGGCCAATATCCTGGTCGTGGGGATTTTAATGTTGGTCTATAAGTTCTCCCTGACCTATGTACTGAAACTATTCGGTTGGAGTGAAGTGTTTTTTATCAATGAAGTGGGACTTCCCTTCAATTCAGGGACCCTGATTATGGGCATGGTGTTTTTGGCCGTGTTCTATTTTGCCTTGCGCTACACCAGAAAAAATGGTTTTGAGATAGGAAACCTTATCACGCTCTGTCTCATGTTCCTTATCCTTGGTTTCTCTTCCTGGCTGTTATTGCCCATACGTGCCAATGCAAA
The sequence above is a segment of the Muricauda sp. SCSIO 64092 genome. Coding sequences within it:
- a CDS encoding cation:proton antiporter, with the translated sequence MDYFVITSILVFLSAVFGYINLRFFKLPNTIGLTLITILFTLAVFALSYFDATLLEAERFIISQIDFKVVLLDIMLSFLLFAGALHTDLQKLREQRWPVLVFATFGVLVSTFLVGTAVFYLLMVLGLEVAYIHCLLFGALISPTDPIAVLGILKKAGAPKKLEIKIVGESLFNDGVGVVIFLTIFGMANGSESGFSLAGILELFGVEVFGGLLLGLLLGWLTYYFLKKIDDYNIEVIITLATVMTGTMIATHLHVSAPLAMVVAGLMLGGNKTRERAMSKLTEDYVDKFWELVDILLNTILFVLIGMEMLVLEFNTVYIYAGLLAIPIALLCRYLSLMVPVKLFQKRLDFVPNTTLIMTWGGLRGAISIALALGLTQSMGRDLFLVMTYIIVIFSILVQGLTVEKLITKLKLKPIENAWTSNKTRR